A window of the Nitrososphaerota archaeon genome harbors these coding sequences:
- a CDS encoding GNAT family N-acetyltransferase, which yields MSSDNRISIRPYGEGDLWILERTLGDPSQTTYLNGPESVEKIQKRHKKYVALSADPHAGCMFTILAGSDVAPAGNVGYWDSEWKGQKAWEVGWFVLPDFQRRGIATAATRIVLESLAKLEGPKLVFAGPSVDNHASNAMCRKLGFTLTEEANVEYPYGSGRFMHINIWMLNL from the coding sequence GTGAGCAGCGACAATCGAATTTCAATTAGACCGTATGGAGAAGGAGACCTTTGGATATTGGAGAGGACACTCGGAGACCCGAGTCAGACGACGTACCTCAACGGGCCGGAAAGTGTTGAAAAAATCCAGAAGCGTCACAAGAAGTACGTGGCACTGTCTGCAGACCCGCACGCTGGGTGTATGTTCACGATTCTGGCAGGCTCTGACGTTGCACCTGCAGGCAATGTCGGATATTGGGATAGTGAATGGAAAGGACAGAAGGCTTGGGAGGTGGGATGGTTCGTGCTGCCCGATTTTCAACGGCGTGGAATCGCAACCGCTGCGACCAGAATAGTATTGGAATCGCTTGCCAAGCTGGAAGGCCCCAAACTCGTCTTTGCCGGTCCTTCGGTGGACAATCATGCGTCCAATGCGATGTGCAGAAAACTCGGGTTCACATTGACTGAGGAAGCTAACGTCGAATATCCATATGGCAGCGGACGCTTCATGCACATCAATATCTGGATGCTAAACCTCTAG
- a CDS encoding SecE/sec61-gamma family protein translocase subunit, whose product MGIRGFLSSAAAIFRLAHKSDRDEFTLYLKLVALGVAVVGTIGFLIKLVGNLFFG is encoded by the coding sequence ATGGGCATCAGAGGCTTCCTTTCATCCGCGGCGGCCATATTCAGGCTTGCCCACAAGAGCGACAGGGACGAGTTCACCCTCTACCTCAAGCTGGTCGCCCTCGGCGTGGCCGTAGTGGGCACCATAGGGTTCCTGATCAAGCTGGTCGGAAACCTCTTCTTCGGCTGA
- a CDS encoding transcription elongation factor Spt5 — translation MSEQERTGSIFPVKTTGGQERTVATFVANRAIQKKKPIFSVLALDTWKGYVLFEAPNSQVVDESIQGFKHVRSKIPGMMQYSDIEKFLVTKSMVAELNEGDTVEIVAGPFKGMRASISRVEHAKQEITVVLIDTAFAMPITIDASYTKLVARAKTAAEAPK, via the coding sequence ATGAGCGAACAAGAAAGAACAGGGTCCATATTCCCGGTCAAGACCACCGGAGGTCAGGAAAGGACCGTGGCCACCTTCGTGGCCAACAGGGCGATTCAGAAGAAGAAGCCCATCTTCTCCGTCCTGGCCCTGGACACCTGGAAGGGCTACGTCCTCTTCGAGGCCCCCAACTCCCAGGTGGTGGACGAAAGCATCCAGGGGTTCAAGCACGTCAGGAGCAAGATCCCCGGGATGATGCAGTACTCGGACATCGAGAAGTTCCTGGTCACGAAGTCCATGGTCGCCGAGCTGAACGAGGGCGACACAGTGGAGATAGTCGCAGGCCCGTTCAAGGGCATGAGGGCGAGCATCTCCCGGGTGGAGCACGCAAAGCAGGAGATCACGGTCGTGCTGATCGACACAGCCTTCGCCATGCCCATAACCATCGACGCAAGCTACACGAAGCTGGTAGCCAGGGCAAAGACAGCCGCCGAGGCCCCGAAGTGA
- a CDS encoding 50S ribosomal protein L11 produces the protein MGEKKIINALVTGGEASAGPPLGPALGPLGVNVLGIVNEINAKTGDFKGMRVPVKVEVDQETKLFTITVGTPTTSALIVKESGSTKGSAKPNLDFVGDLTMDKVISIAKNKMSGSYAKTVRSAVKEVVGSCVSMGVKVDGKDAREFMDELNAGKWDSKFE, from the coding sequence ATGGGAGAGAAGAAAATAATCAACGCGCTTGTAACCGGTGGCGAGGCCAGCGCAGGCCCTCCGCTCGGCCCGGCCCTGGGCCCCCTGGGGGTCAACGTGCTCGGCATAGTCAACGAAATCAACGCGAAGACGGGGGACTTCAAGGGGATGAGGGTCCCTGTCAAGGTCGAAGTCGACCAGGAGACCAAGCTGTTCACCATCACCGTCGGAACCCCCACCACCTCGGCACTGATAGTGAAGGAGTCGGGGAGCACCAAGGGCTCGGCCAAGCCGAACCTGGACTTCGTCGGCGACCTGACCATGGACAAGGTCATCAGCATAGCCAAGAACAAGATGTCTGGCTCCTACGCAAAGACCGTCCGCTCGGCAGTGAAGGAGGTCGTCGGGAGCTGCGTCAGCATGGGGGTCAAGGTCGATGGGAAGGACGCCAGGGAGTTCATGGATGAGCTGAACGCCGGAAAGTGGGACTCGAAGTTCGAGTAG
- a CDS encoding 50S ribosomal protein L1, which translates to MLSNQQLAELVKKGKDQSKERKFAQSVEVIITLKDLDPKKTDLNINEIVYLPHPTTKQAKVCFIGGGDLAVRAKAAKANMVLDPSQLENYAGSKKDAKKLARAYDFFLADTALMQRIGKILGQALGPKGKIPTPVPPNASVETMINRMRTAVRVRGRGSLGVMAKAGDGALTEAQLAENIQAVVAAMAKKLPNGDKNIKTIMVKTTMGKPAKQAVD; encoded by the coding sequence GTGCTCTCGAATCAGCAACTCGCCGAACTGGTCAAGAAGGGCAAGGACCAGTCAAAGGAAAGGAAGTTCGCCCAGTCCGTAGAAGTAATCATCACTCTAAAGGACCTCGACCCCAAGAAGACGGACCTGAACATCAACGAGATCGTGTACCTCCCCCACCCCACCACCAAGCAGGCGAAGGTCTGCTTCATCGGCGGAGGGGACCTCGCCGTCAGGGCCAAGGCAGCCAAGGCCAACATGGTCCTCGACCCCTCCCAGCTTGAGAACTACGCTGGGAGCAAGAAGGACGCAAAGAAGCTCGCCCGCGCCTACGACTTCTTCCTGGCCGACACCGCCCTCATGCAGAGGATAGGCAAGATCCTGGGCCAGGCCCTCGGTCCCAAGGGAAAGATCCCGACTCCGGTCCCCCCAAACGCATCAGTCGAGACGATGATCAACAGGATGAGGACCGCCGTCCGCGTGAGAGGCAGGGGCTCTCTCGGGGTCATGGCCAAGGCAGGGGACGGGGCCCTGACAGAGGCGCAGCTGGCGGAGAACATCCAGGCCGTGGTCGCCGCCATGGCCAAGAAGCTCCCCAACGGGGACAAGAACATCAAGACGATAATGGTGAAGACGACGATGGGGAAGCCTGCCAAGCAGGCGGTCGATTAG
- a CDS encoding 50S ribosomal protein L10, with product MSETVQVHKPNARKVEITEKVAELAKKYPVLAVTNLSKVRASQLMAVRKALRGHADVYVVKNKLAVLGLQKAGIKNADQLLSHLTGQNALIFSTYDPFKLFLTLDKNKVFLAARAGDTAPEDIMVPAGNTSLPAGPVLSEFREAGIQTKIEGGSIWVNKDSVAVKKGAAITPKLASLLSKLNIKPIKAGLTIALAYENGLIYAGDIVAIDLEKYRQSLVDGYASSRGLALVIGYVTRETAPDILAKAYREAMCLAVEAGFLTKETAPMILGKAEAQAAALTAKAREKGLQ from the coding sequence ATGAGCGAGACGGTCCAGGTCCACAAGCCCAACGCGAGGAAGGTCGAGATCACCGAGAAGGTCGCAGAGCTGGCGAAGAAGTATCCAGTCCTCGCCGTGACCAACCTCTCGAAGGTCCGCGCCTCGCAACTGATGGCCGTCAGGAAGGCCCTGAGAGGGCACGCCGACGTCTACGTTGTCAAGAACAAGCTGGCGGTCCTTGGGCTGCAGAAGGCGGGGATCAAGAACGCCGACCAGCTCCTGTCGCACCTTACGGGCCAGAACGCCCTTATCTTCTCGACCTACGACCCGTTCAAGCTCTTCCTCACCCTGGACAAGAACAAGGTCTTCCTCGCGGCCCGGGCGGGGGACACTGCGCCGGAGGACATCATGGTCCCGGCCGGCAACACCAGCCTGCCCGCAGGGCCCGTCCTCAGCGAGTTCAGGGAAGCAGGAATCCAGACCAAGATCGAAGGGGGCAGCATCTGGGTCAACAAGGATTCCGTGGCCGTCAAGAAGGGAGCCGCGATCACGCCCAAGCTGGCCAGCCTGCTTTCGAAGCTCAACATCAAACCGATCAAGGCGGGCCTCACAATCGCCCTGGCCTACGAGAACGGCCTGATTTACGCTGGAGACATCGTGGCCATCGACCTGGAGAAGTACAGGCAGAGCCTCGTCGACGGATACGCTTCGTCCAGGGGCTTGGCCCTGGTCATCGGCTACGTCACAAGGGAGACCGCCCCTGACATCCTCGCCAAGGCCTATCGGGAGGCCATGTGCCTGGCGGTAGAAGCAGGGTTCCTCACGAAGGAAACGGCCCCGATGATCCTTGGCAAGGCCGAGGCCCAGGCCGCGGCGCTCACAGCCAAGGCTAGAGAAAAGGGCCTGCAGTAA
- the rpl12p gene encoding 50S ribosomal protein P1 produces the protein MEYIYAAMLLHKLGKPVNEENLTSVVKATGVAPDEVKIKALASALSEVNIDEALKNAAMMAAAPAAAAAPGAPAAKAEEKPKEEEKKEEEALQGLASLFG, from the coding sequence ATGGAGTACATCTACGCAGCTATGCTTCTCCACAAGCTGGGCAAGCCGGTCAATGAAGAGAACCTGACAAGCGTTGTCAAGGCGACCGGAGTGGCCCCCGACGAGGTCAAGATTAAGGCTCTGGCCTCTGCTCTCAGCGAGGTGAACATCGACGAGGCGCTGAAGAACGCCGCGATGATGGCGGCAGCCCCTGCGGCTGCAGCTGCGCCTGGAGCACCGGCGGCGAAGGCCGAAGAGAAGCCCAAAGAAGAGGAGAAGAAGGAAGAAGAGGCTCTACAGGGTCTCGCTTCTCTGTTCGGGTAG